CTCTGACTACAGGTGTATTATGCTCTTCCACTCCTCCCCTCAGTGCCAGCCAATGGAATGGAACAGGAATGAAAGAGGTGCATGACATAATTTCAAAACACATGTCATAATTCCTAAGATTGCTAAGAGGGTGATGAACTTGACAGGGGGTACTATTTGAATCCAGTGTGATATCTAATTCTACCTGAAGTTATTAGAAGCTAGCTTCTCTTTCTACCATGAGTttaccatctggctgggtttcccctgccactctgggcagcttccaacaaataccattTTCACTAAATGAGGGTTGCCACTGTCTTTCTGGCAGACCTCCTGTGCATATAACTGTGTCTGATATGCAGAAATTTAGGAGTGTATGGTTTCTATGGCAAAGATCTGAAATGAAGAGAAAAACATCACCTGAGAAATTTCTTCATGTGACTGTAGAAGGCACAGGAGCTCCATCACCAGCCAAACAGTTTCCATTCCTAAAATCAGTTTATTACTGCTTAGCCTAATGTAGTAGGATGGGATTATCTGAAAGTTAGGATAACCCACGTAGTTTATTTACAGAAGGAATGAAGGTGGAATTAATAAAATTAGCATTCATTATTTGCTTGTGCGTGGTTAATGCCTCCTAGATCCTGTGTAACCTCCTGGAATCTCTGATACTCTGAGAGCATATTTATTTGTGAACATCAAAAGGAAATGATGGCCCTGCAATCTCTTTCATTTGAACATAAGAAGTTGACATAATATTGTGTCTCTCTTTTCCACGGTTCAGTTGTAGGATTAAATAGCTGGCTTTGTGCTTCCTAAGcatggaaataaaaacaacatacatTATTCAGTTATTCAGTGCTTTTCATTTAAAGTTCGGTTGCCTTTCCATTGAGCGAAGGAGGAGGTCTATTTTGAAAGAAGATGCCTTGCAAACCTCCCTCCTAGGTCACTTGTTGTGTGTGCAGATGGTCATCCATCACCCATATTATAGAGTCCTTGACATCACCACCTCTATTGACTACAGATATAGAAGGTTCACTGCCCAGTTTTTAAGAAGCAAATCCCTGAGGCAAATTACCTATGTAATAGGCAGCTGTGTGTATTGCATGTTTAAGGGCTAGGGCATTATGGAACAGCAGATGGCTTGCTGTACAAGTGAATGTTCAGCTTCCAGATGTTACTGTGGTGTGGGGTAAATTGGAGATTTACAGTGGATGATTTACAGAGCACAACTGATGTTGGCTGGTGTTCCTAAATGTTGGACAACTGGGGTTCAGAAGGTTAACCACTAATGCCTTCGAAGTTGAGATACTGGGGCAATTCAGATGTAAATGAAACCATAATTGATGATTAAACGGGGGGGGAAAGTACTGAGACAGTgtgcttccccccttcccttgtCTCTTCCTGTGGTACTCTGGCATTGGTGCTTAGGTGCCTGTTACATCTAAAATGGAGGACTGTGATTTAATATTTACTAACCCTTATATGGtaataagggacgcaggtggtgctgtaggttaaaccacagagcctagggcttgctgatcagaaggtcagaaggtcggtggttagaaaccctgtgacggggtgagcttccgttgcttggtcccagctcctgccaacctagcagttcgaaagcacgtcaaagtgcaagtagataaataggtaccgctacagtgggaaggtaaacggcgtctctatgtgctgctctggttcaccagaagcagcttcatcatgctggccacattacctggaagctatacgccggctccctcggccaataacgcgagatgagcgtgcaaccccagagtcggtcatgactggacctaatggtcaggggtccctttacctttacctttatatggtaATAAGGGATGCAATTCAATGTAGCATGCACAGAATGAGGTCCACTCATGCAATGAaacttttccccctttctccccccccccatgtgcccccTACATACTGTGGGAGGCACACAGGGGGAAGTGAAAGGgaaaatgttatgtactgagctgaatcctagaacaataggattcagaatcagcgggagctacccaatccaactccaggtggaagtgaatccgcaacctgattggcctgctggagcagccaatcaggcagctggcagaagtgatgctgctacctgattggcctgtaggagcagccaatcagcctGCAGACAGAAGTCAATCCaaaacctgattggcccacaggtgtagccctgaagtagccaatcacgcaaggcccattgtgtaaataatgtatataagcagatggttttgggaaaagagccattcgtcttctcttcttctccttgatgaatatgagctgaataaagagcatgaaattcactctcgactccgagtatatttcactggcgacgaggatgggatcctgctgagctgaccgccaccacgcactgcaccgcagcaccgccacctgctgcaccgctgcatcgcaccgtgcatccaggcttcagctccaggacccaaggaacccggaatggcaaccgacagcagcttctcgccattcaaaccagcatcaggagactgggaagggtacgccgcccgtttcaacttcctcctgcaagcgaaagaagtcaccaacgatgccatgaagagggcgacattcttcagcgtctgtggagaggagacgtttgaaatcgcccgggctctccttgcacctagagatgtcgctaccgtctcttacaaaacaataatggaacggctgaaggagcacttctcaccacagccctcggtggtagcttgccgaaatgccttctacgcaaagcggcaagccccgggggaaaccataactgggtttgtgacctccctccgccaagccgcccggctatgcaacttctcagagttggagaacatgcttcgtgaccgccttgtcggtggcctgagggacgagatgttgcaacgacgcctctacgccaaaaaagacctcacgttccagattgctctggaggaagccctggcaaccgaagccgccgagaggtcaacgcaagaggcacgaccggccccgccatcccaaccgagggtctaccacgaagacctcaccgacgaatccgaatctgacagggaggaagtacaccgagtacagcggcgcactcaagcagcacacacaccacagcagcctcgacgagaaggagggaactgtgcaagctgcggggagaaccacgagaggaggacctgtcgtttccgcaacgcagagtgcaggcagtgcagaaaattgggacacatcgcccgggtgtgtcgggctcgactcacccgtcgacaagcatcagatgaccgacccaggagccccaggtcacacggcaccatgcaccaaggcaactcgacggagatcacggactaccaggtattccagttgccccatcccagcacagagaaaatttatatagaggtacagatagagggagccccatgccgcatggagctggacacgggttcaactctatccataatctcggcccgaacattaagggaactgtgccctaatgggggtcccaaactaaggccggccccattcaccctccgggacttccagaaacgtaaggtccctacaatgggggtggggaccttcagggtgcaatatcgagggcgaaagcaacaattggacttgctggtagttaagggcccctacgttagcttactgggactggcatggtttggacctctggggctagccgttaccggggtgaaccgcactagcttacaagtggacgtggacgccatatgcaaagagtttccaggggttttcgatggggcattgggacgatatacaggaccccccattgccctacagctagaccccgctgtacgacccatcaggcacaaggcccgccgggtcccgttcgccctgaaaccccgcatagacgaggaattggaccggctcgtggagcaaggagtgctggagccggtgcccaacgccccctgggaaactccaattgtcacacccgtcaagcctaacggttcggtccgcatctgtgcagactacaaatgcaccataaacaaggctctcacggcccatgcatacccagtgccagtggtcagccatgtcctcgccaccctggctgggtcaaaaatctttggcaaactggacttggcccaagcgtatcaacagttgcctgtggacgaagccacagcagaggctcagacgattgtgacgcacagaggggcattcagagtaaagcggctgcaatttggcgttagcgtggcaccaggcatattccagaatctaatggactctctccttaaagggattcctggtgtcacccccttcttcgatgatgtactgatcgccgggcccacaccagaggaatttgaggaccgcctccgctccgtcctgcaccgtttccagacggcgggcctcaaggtgaagcgggaaaagtgtttactgggagtgccgcaggtggactttctgggatttaaggtggacgcagaaggggtccatccaaccggtgacaaggtacgggccatttgtgaggccccagcgcccaagagcaagcccgaacttcagtcattcttgggactattgaacttttaccatgccttccttccccataaggcagcggtagcggagcccctacacagactcctagataaaagggccccttgggtgtggggccagcgacaaagggccgcattccaggcagtcaaggacttgctcgtctcgaactcggtcttggcacacttcgacgagaggctgccagtggtgctggcatgcgacgcctctccctatggcatcggcgctgtcctgggacaccaactcccggatggaagagaggtgccggtggcatacttctcccagacgcttgctgcagccgaacgaagctactcacagattgacaaggagggtctggcaatcgtgaagggcgtaaaaaaattccatgatttcttgtacgggcggccctttaccatagtgactgaccacaagccattgcttggcctgtttgcccccgagaagcagaccccccaagtgttgtctccacgtgtcctcaggtggtcaattttccttgccggctaccagtatgcactaatccaccgccctgggaaggcgatgggccacgcagacgccctcagcaggctaccactaccagaaacaggccccgacccagcgcctgcgcaagaggttatgaccctggagctgcttcctgaccgacccattcaggcacaagaagttgcgcaccattccacaaaagatagggtcatctcccgggtcctggactgggtgtggcgaggatggcccagcagcagccccgggccagaattcg
Above is a window of Zootoca vivipara chromosome 2, rZooViv1.1, whole genome shotgun sequence DNA encoding:
- the LOC132591648 gene encoding uncharacterized protein K02A2.6-like; translation: MATDSSFSPFKPASGDWEGYAARFNFLLQAKEVTNDAMKRATFFSVCGEETFEIARALLAPRDVATVSYKTIMERLKEHFSPQPSVVACRNAFYAKRQAPGETITGFVTSLRQAARLCNFSELENMLRDRLVGGLRDEMLQRRLYAKKDLTFQIALEEALATEAAERSTQEARPAPPSQPRVYHEDLTDESESDREEVHRVQRRTQAAHTPQQPRREGGNCASCGENHERRTCRFRNAECRQCRKLGHIARVCRARLTRRQASDDRPRSPRSHGTMHQGNSTEITDYQVFQLPHPSTEKIYIEVQIEGAPCRMELDTGSTLSIISARTLRELCPNGGPKLRPAPFTLRDFQKRKVPTMGVGTFRVQYRGRKQQLDLLVVKGPYVSLLGLAWFGPLGLAVTGVNRTSLQVDVDAICKEFPGVFDGALGRYTGPPIALQLDPAVRPIRHKARRVPFALKPRIDEELDRLVEQGVLEPVPNAPWETPIVTPVKPNGSVRICADYKCTINKALTAHAYPVPVVSHVLATLAGSKIFGKLDLAQAYQQLPVDEATAEAQTIVTHRGAFRVKRLQFGVSVAPGIFQNLMDSLLKGIPGVTPFFDDVLIAGPTPEEFEDRLRSVLHRFQTAGLKVKREKCLLGVPQVDFLGFKVDAEGVHPTGDKVRAICEAPAPKSKPELQSFLGLLNFYHAFLPHKAAVAEPLHRLLDKRAPWVWGQRQRAAFQAVKDLLVSNSVLAHFDERLPVVLACDASPYGIGAVLGHQLPDGREVPVAYFSQTLAAAERSYSQIDKEGLAIVKGVKKFHDFLYGRPFTIVTDHKPLLGLFAPEKQTPQVLSPRVLRWSIFLAGYQYALIHRPGKAMGHADALSRLPLPETGPDPAPAQEVMTLELLPDRPIQAQEVAHHSTKDRVISRVLDWVWRGWPSSSPGPEFAGYTNRKHELSAHKGCLLWGSRVVVPQPLRKRVLTALHETHPGVVRMKALARSYVWWPGIDREIEAWVQHCQTCQESRPDPPRAPVQPWESARHPWSRLHVDFAGPFQGKTFFIVVDSYTKWLEVALVPSTSTAAAIRVLRKLFATHGLPDTLVSDNGTAFTSEEFQTFTAQNAIRHIRSAPFHPATNGQAERMVRTTKDSLRRMTQGDWEYRLAAFLLAQHSTPSTTTGRSPAELLMGRRLATRLDRLHPDRAQDEVVQNEGLLAVQSKYEA